GCGACCCGCGCACGCTGGCCTTCACCTTCGTGAGCCGCGAGGCCGAGCACCTGCTGGGCTACCCGGTGGCGCGGTGGACCACCGAACCCACCTTCTGGGTGGACCGCATCCACCCGGAGGACCGCGACTGGGCGCTCGCCCTGTGCGAGGACGCCAGCCGCCGCGGGGTGGCGCACACCTTCGAGTACCGCATGATCGCGGCGGACGGGCGCATCGTCTGGCTGCGCGACATCGTGCGGGTGGTGGAGAGCGCGGGGCGGCGCGAGCTGGCGGGGGTGATGGTGGACGTCACCGAGGTCAAGCAGGCCGAGGTCACGCTGCGGCTGCGCGACCGCGCCATCGCCGCCATCACCGAGGGCGTGCTGATCACTGATCCGCACCAGCCGGACGACCCCATCGTCTACGTGAACCCGGCGTTCGAGGAGCTCACGGGCTACCCGGCGAGCGAGGCCCTGGGGCGCAACTGCCGCTTTCTGCAGGGGCCGGACACGGATCCCGCCGCGGTCGACGTCCTCCGCGCCGCCATCGCCGAGGAGCGCTCGGCCACGGTGGACCTGCTCAACTACCGCCGCGACGGAACGCCGTTCTGGAACCGCCTTTCCATCAGCCCCGTGCGCGAACCCGGCGGGCGGCTTACGCACTTCGTGGGGGTGCAGCGCGACGTGACGGAGCCGCGGCTGGCGCGGCTGGAGCTGGCGGCGGCCGAGGCGCACTACCGGCGGCTGGTGCAGGCGGCGCCGCAGGCCATCTTCGCCCTGGACGTGGAAGGGCGGCTGATCGAGCTGAACCCCGCGGGGGAGCGGCTGCTTGGCCGGTCGGCGGAGGAGCTGCTGGGGCAGAACTTCGGCACGCTGGTGGCGCCGCGCGACCAGGCGGCGTCACGCGAGGCGTTCGAGCGCACGCTGCGCGGCGAGGGGGATGAGCAGGAGCAGCGGGTGCACGTGCTGGGGCCCGCGGGCGACCAGCGGCTGCTGAGCATTTCCACCACTCCCATCGTGGAGAACGGGCGCGTGCTGGGAATGCACGGCATCGCGCGCGACATCACCGAAGAGCGGGCCCGCGAGCGGCAGGTGCGGCTGCTGGCTTCGGCGCTGGAAGGGCTGCGCGAGCAGGGGGTGAGCGTGATCGACGGCGGGCGCATCGTATACGCCAACGGCGCGCACGGCCGCATTCTGGGCTACGACCCGGAGCAGCGCGAAGGGCTGTCGGTGGACACCTTTACCCCGGACGACGAGGCGCGCGAGGCCATCCGCGTGGCGGAGGAGTGCGTGGTGCGCGAGGGAAGCTGGAGCGGGCGCATGCGGCGGCGGCGCTTGAACGACGGCGTGGTCATTCCGGTGGACGTGGTGCTGGGCGCGGTGCAGGATGGCGCGCGCTCGCTGCTGTTCACCATCATTCAGGACGCCACGGAAAAGGTGGCGCGCGAGCAGCACCTGCGGCGGGTGGAGCGGCTGGCCGGGCTGGGAACGCTCATCGGCGGGGTGGCGCACGAGCTGAACAATCCGCTCAGCGCCGTGCTGGGCTTTACCCGCCTGCTGCTGATGGATCCGCGGCCGGAGGGGGAGCGCGAGGACCTGGAAACCATCGCCCGTGAAACCGAGCGGATGGCCAAGATCGTGTCGGACCTGCGGCTGATTGCCCGCGACACGCAGGAGTCCGCGGGGCGGCGCCAGACGGTGGACCTGAACGACGTCGTGCGGCACGTGCTCAAGACGCGCGCGTACTCGCTGCGCACCCGCAACATCGAGGTGCGCGACGACCTGGCGCAGAACCTTCCCCCGGTGCAGGCGGACGGCGGGCAGATGGAGCAGGTGCTGCTGAACCTGCTGGTGAACGCCGAGCAGGCCATGACCATGGCGCCCATCCGCCGTCTGGTCGTGCGGACGCGCGCCACGGGGCAGGGCGCCTCGCTGCACGTGGTGGACACCGGAGCGGGGATCGCGCCGGAGTACCTGGACCGCATCTTCGACCCGTTCTTCACTACCAAGCCGCCGGGCGAGGGAACGGGGCTGGGGCTTTCGATGGTGCACACCATCGTGGCGGAGCACGGCGGCGAGATCCGCGTGGACAGCGAGGTGGGAAAGGGCACCGCCATCCGCATCGACCTTCCCGCCGCCGCCCGCGCCCGCGAGGACCAGGGCGCGCAGCAGGCGCAGGACCCGCCCGCGCGCCGGCTTCGCGTGCTGGTGGTGGATGACGAGGACGCCGTGCGCCGCGTGGTGGTGCGCGCCATTCAGCGGCGCGGGCACGAGGTGGACGAGGCCACCGAGGGGAGCCGCGCGCTGGAGCTGCTGGACGGAGGCGCGGTGCGCTACGACGCCATCGTCAGCGACCTTCGCATGCCCGGTGTAAGCGGCGACGAACTGCTGGCGCGGCTGCGCGACCGCACGGACGGGCTGGACCGCCGCCTGGTGTTCCTTACCGGCGACACGGCCAGCCCGGAAGCCATGCGCATGCTGAGCGAGGCCGGCGTGCCGATTCTGGCCAAGCC
The genomic region above belongs to Longimicrobium terrae and contains:
- a CDS encoding PAS domain S-box protein; amino-acid sequence: MTNLIVDPPIRVLLVEDDEDDYLLTRGLLRDVEGAAFQLEWAQTYAAGLQAVRGGEFDVVLLDYRLGAQTGLDFLGRLPVDEATPPVILLTGQGDRETDLVAMRAGAADYLAKAGLNATMLERSIRYAVERHRAVMAQHDAERRYQLLLESVGAIVWQGDPRTLAFTFVSREAEHLLGYPVARWTTEPTFWVDRIHPEDRDWALALCEDASRRGVAHTFEYRMIAADGRIVWLRDIVRVVESAGRRELAGVMVDVTEVKQAEVTLRLRDRAIAAITEGVLITDPHQPDDPIVYVNPAFEELTGYPASEALGRNCRFLQGPDTDPAAVDVLRAAIAEERSATVDLLNYRRDGTPFWNRLSISPVREPGGRLTHFVGVQRDVTEPRLARLELAAAEAHYRRLVQAAPQAIFALDVEGRLIELNPAGERLLGRSAEELLGQNFGTLVAPRDQAASREAFERTLRGEGDEQEQRVHVLGPAGDQRLLSISTTPIVENGRVLGMHGIARDITEERARERQVRLLASALEGLREQGVSVIDGGRIVYANGAHGRILGYDPEQREGLSVDTFTPDDEAREAIRVAEECVVREGSWSGRMRRRRLNDGVVIPVDVVLGAVQDGARSLLFTIIQDATEKVAREQHLRRVERLAGLGTLIGGVAHELNNPLSAVLGFTRLLLMDPRPEGEREDLETIARETERMAKIVSDLRLIARDTQESAGRRQTVDLNDVVRHVLKTRAYSLRTRNIEVRDDLAQNLPPVQADGGQMEQVLLNLLVNAEQAMTMAPIRRLVVRTRATGQGASLHVVDTGAGIAPEYLDRIFDPFFTTKPPGEGTGLGLSMVHTIVAEHGGEIRVDSEVGKGTAIRIDLPAAARAREDQGAQQAQDPPARRLRVLVVDDEDAVRRVVVRAIQRRGHEVDEATEGSRALELLDGGAVRYDAIVSDLRMPGVSGDELLARLRDRTDGLDRRLVFLTGDTASPEAMRMLSEAGVPILAKPAGVADVVRTVEQVAAALE